In Deltaproteobacteria bacterium, one DNA window encodes the following:
- a CDS encoding P-II family nitrogen regulator, giving the protein MKKIEAIIKPFKLDEVKESLQSIGIQGLTAVEVKGFGRQKGHTELYRGAEYIVDFLPKIKLEIIVNDEDVSKVVEAIQKTAKTGRIGDGKIFVSPIEEVIRIRTGETGSSAI; this is encoded by the coding sequence ATGAAAAAAATAGAAGCGATTATCAAACCTTTTAAGCTGGATGAAGTCAAAGAGTCCCTCCAGTCCATTGGTATTCAAGGCTTGACCGCCGTTGAAGTGAAGGGCTTTGGTCGGCAAAAAGGTCACACCGAACTTTACCGTGGGGCTGAATACATCGTCGATTTCTTACCCAAAATTAAGCTTGAGATCATCGTCAATGATGAAGATGTGAGCAAGGTGGTTGAGGCCATCCAAAAAACGGCCAAGACTGGCCGCATTGGAGATGGCAAGATCTTCGTCTCTCCGATTGAAGAAGTTATCCGAATCCGAACGGGCGAAACCGGATCTTCGGCGATTTAG